In Deltaproteobacteria bacterium HGW-Deltaproteobacteria-18, a single genomic region encodes these proteins:
- a CDS encoding peptide transporter: protein MYDDRELKEYRDLLKPPTHFEEGFDWKTVVGAIFIGFLMMPGSMYLQLVLGTGIGPAARWVTIILFAEIAKRSYSELKQQEIFLLYYMAGAALASPFQGLLWNQYLVQSDAAQMLGLTEYIPNWVAPALNSAAYVERTFLHRDWFVPVLLMCGAMIIQRVDQFGLGYALYRLTSDVEKLPFPMAPVAALGTMALAESTEDKKDSWKWRVFSIGAMIGLAFGFVYVLLPALSGLFFTEPIRIIPIPWLDLTRNTEGFLPAVATGIQLDLGLIFIGMVLPFWAVIGGFVGLLITIVANPILHAHGILHRWHPGMGTVDTVFSNSFDFYMSFGIGLGLAIGLIGFWQVGKSYRKQTGERLNFAALFSPPPGRGDISIWLSLGIYVFSTLSYVAFCMWLVPSFPWIFFLLYGFIYTPIISYITARMEGIAGQYVSLPLVREASFIAGAKYFGYHGIEIWYAPIPMHNYGEATVSFRQIELTGTSLRGIIKAEFLTLPIVLVASLLFSQFLWQLAPIPSASYPYAQELWHLQALNTLLLQTATLEGNSLFFQALNSIYVSSGVVFGVIVYALLSVVGLPVLLIYGVVRGLGQSTPHGLILELAGALLGRYYFLKKFGTKWRQYAPVLLAGFSCGMGLAGMFAMGCTLILKSLNRLPY from the coding sequence ATGTACGACGATCGCGAACTCAAGGAATACCGGGATCTGCTGAAACCGCCGACGCACTTCGAGGAGGGCTTTGACTGGAAGACCGTGGTCGGCGCCATCTTCATAGGTTTCCTGATGATGCCCGGCTCCATGTACCTGCAACTGGTGCTGGGCACGGGCATCGGGCCGGCGGCACGCTGGGTGACCATCATCCTCTTCGCCGAGATCGCCAAACGCTCCTATTCGGAACTCAAGCAGCAGGAGATCTTCCTGCTCTATTACATGGCCGGCGCGGCCCTGGCCTCGCCCTTCCAGGGCCTGCTCTGGAACCAGTACCTGGTCCAGTCCGACGCGGCCCAGATGCTGGGCCTGACGGAATACATCCCCAATTGGGTGGCCCCGGCCCTGAATTCGGCCGCCTACGTCGAACGCACCTTCCTGCATCGGGACTGGTTCGTGCCCGTGCTGCTCATGTGCGGGGCCATGATCATCCAGCGTGTGGACCAGTTCGGACTGGGCTACGCCCTGTACCGCCTGACCTCGGATGTGGAGAAGCTGCCCTTCCCCATGGCCCCCGTGGCCGCCTTGGGCACCATGGCCCTGGCCGAGTCCACCGAGGACAAGAAGGACAGCTGGAAATGGCGCGTGTTCTCCATCGGCGCCATGATCGGACTGGCCTTCGGCTTCGTCTACGTGCTGCTACCGGCCCTGTCCGGCCTGTTCTTTACGGAGCCCATCCGGATCATCCCCATCCCGTGGCTGGACCTGACCCGCAATACCGAAGGCTTCCTGCCGGCCGTGGCCACGGGCATCCAGCTGGATCTGGGCCTCATCTTCATCGGCATGGTCCTGCCCTTCTGGGCCGTCATCGGCGGTTTCGTGGGCCTGCTCATCACCATTGTGGCCAACCCCATCCTGCACGCCCACGGCATCCTGCACCGCTGGCACCCGGGCATGGGCACCGTGGACACGGTCTTCTCCAACAGCTTCGACTTCTACATGAGCTTCGGCATCGGACTGGGCCTGGCCATCGGTCTCATCGGCTTCTGGCAGGTGGGAAAATCCTACCGGAAGCAGACCGGCGAGCGCCTGAACTTCGCGGCCCTGTTCTCCCCGCCCCCGGGCCGCGGGGACATCTCCATCTGGCTGTCCCTGGGTATCTACGTCTTCTCGACCCTGTCCTACGTGGCTTTCTGCATGTGGCTGGTGCCGAGTTTCCCCTGGATCTTCTTCCTGCTCTACGGCTTCATCTACACGCCCATCATCTCCTACATCACGGCGCGCATGGAGGGCATCGCCGGGCAGTACGTCAGCCTGCCGCTGGTGCGCGAGGCCAGCTTCATCGCCGGGGCCAAGTACTTCGGATATCACGGCATCGAGATCTGGTACGCGCCCATCCCCATGCACAACTACGGCGAAGCCACGGTGAGCTTCCGCCAGATCGAACTGACCGGCACGAGCCTGCGGGGAATCATCAAGGCCGAATTCCTGACCCTGCCCATCGTGCTCGTGGCCTCCCTGCTCTTTTCCCAGTTCCTGTGGCAACTGGCGCCCATACCTTCGGCCAGCTACCCTTACGCTCAGGAACTGTGGCATCTGCAGGCCCTGAACACCCTGCTCCTGCAGACGGCCACCCTGGAGGGTAATTCCCTGTTCTTCCAGGCGCTCAATTCGATCTATGTTTCATCGGGGGTGGTTTTCGGAGTGATCGTCTACGCCCTGCTGAGCGTGGTGGGCCTGCCCGTGCTGCTCATCTACGGCGTGGTGCGGGGCCTGGGCCAGTCCACGCCCCACGGACTGATCCTGGAACTGGCGGGAGCGCTGCTGGGACGCTACTATTTCCTGAAGAAGTTCGGGACAAAATGGCGGCAGTACGCCCCGGTCCTGCTGGCGGGGTTCTCCTGCGGCATGGGTCTGGCGGGAATGTTCGCCATGGGCTGCACGCTGATACTCAAGTCTTTGAACAGGCTGCCGTACTAG